Below is a genomic region from Miscanthus floridulus cultivar M001 chromosome 1, ASM1932011v1, whole genome shotgun sequence.
TTACAGGGCCTAAAGCCCGCAGGCACATGGTAAGGTTCTTGTTTTTTTGCCCTAATAATATTTTACCTTCAGCTCCTATCCATTGTTTCAATTATGTCTTTTCTTGTACTGTACTCCCTCCATCATGAAATATAATGTATTCTAGCATTTGAAATTTACCCTTAAATATAGTgcatttggaaaataaaaagataatgtTTACTTAAATAAAAATACGTGATTATTTTGTACAAGGAAAATAATTCATGTACTTGCCATATTTTGTATAAGGAGACTGAGAGTTCACCCTTTAATCATATGAAAATGTGGAATAGAATCATATTTTAATATATTAAGAAGTTAAGTGAGGGATACATGCGTCTATTGCACTCTTTGTTATTTTGTCAGAGAACGGACAAAATGCACTATAtttcaggacggagggagtatgcatTAAGCATTTAAAAAAAAAGCCTAGCTCGAGTTTTTACAAAGACTACTTCAGCATTTTAAAAAAGTGTGGCTCTACAATCTTGTAGACAATATTGTAACATTTTTAATATAAATGTCGAAGAAAAATGTTgacctaagagcatctccaatggacttcctaaatctcactctctaaatcatcatttggagagttaTTCGCATAAAGATCGCTTTTCGTATCTTTTCACTCTagcagtttttctatatctcgtgTGAACTCTAGAGAGCCATGCTCGTATTCTATTTTTGGTTAGCAAAATATCCGAAATAGAAAATGactatatttggataaccattTAGAGAAACCGTTGGAGgatagtttttcaccaaaatctttaTTCCTAGCATTTATGAAAGATATAGAGAGACTCTTGGAGTTTCTCTAAGACATATATGTTGACCTAAGACGACATTTGTATTCGCAGCAAGCATTCCTAAGAATTCCAATTTCCATGCACAACCATTTTCACTGCATTTGGAATTCAGAATCATAAAGTTTTATGTTTCTACACAAACTAGTTCTAGCTCACAGGCACAACTAGTGGCAGAACCAGGGGGGCTAGCAGGGGccaatgcccccccccccccccacccacccacacacacacatcgAGAAAATTTTTATCATAATATTGCTATTTTTTATCATAATATTGTGATTTTTCTTTACGAATACTAActacatactccctctgtccctgaaAGAATAAATTCCTAGCAACTTTAGGACAAATTAGCAACGAAGATAAAAGACCATGCTGCCCCTTATTAATTGATGAACCTTAATATCTCTCTAGTTACCGAGAAGCCTAATTAAGTAGTGTGGTTTGGAGTATCCAATAGCAGTCTAGGAGAGAGAGGTTGTGTTAAATGCGACCCAGATTATGATAGAGATTAATGTGGATATGTGGACCGTTCATCTCCAGAAATCGATTCTTTTGGAGATAAATTTTTGGGCTAGAAATTGATTCTTTCagggacggatggagtatataAAAACATTTTAAAAAGTTGTTAAGACATACTCCCTCCATATTGGTAattcaagtcgttttggacagtgAGATGGTAtacaaagcataactttgacttctgATTAAAAAAATTTATTGGaaagtgatatatatatatatatatatatatatatatatatatatatatatatatatatgaaagtacttttcAAGACAAATCAATTCATATGGTTGATctatattcccaatgtttgacccaagGCTTGTTCAAAACAACTTGAATTatcagtatggagggagtacaccTATTTATATATTTATCGCACTTAGAGGTGTCATCATGTTTGCCTGGCCCTTTTTAATCAAAAGTTCTGGTTCCGCCACTGCAACTAAGGAAAAAGATAAAAGCTACATCGAGAGTCCTCTCCATTTACATTTGGCTATGAAAAACATACGTGTTGGAAACAACATTTACTGAAACGGGAACGAAGAAAAAGAGAGGATATCGCGGAATTGAATGAGGTATACTTGCCTCGTGAATGTATAGTGTATACCATAGAGGTACATATATGGCAACGAACATAATATTTTTGTGTGTTTTGGCATGGTGTTGATAGCTAAATTTGGACAAAAGGAGTTGATCCAAAAATTTCTAGCATAAAATGGGTACCAGATAAGTTGGTTTTGGTACTTTGTCAAAATGCATAATGGATTCCACCGTAGCATTCTTCTAGTTGAGACGATTGAAAAAGAAGATTTGGAGTTCAGATGAAGAAAAAGACAACTTCGGAAAAATCATCTAGCAGAAACCAGCTTAGACGGTTTCCTAAACTGGCTAAGCAATTTTTAAACTTCTCCAAATTTAAGAATGAGCGTCACCATTGCATTCCTATTATCGAGACGATTGAAAACATATATAGAGTGTTCAATTTTGAGTCCGGACGATGAAATTACGCTAAGTTTTTACCTAGCAATCGAAGATTGAATTGTATTTTAGTGTATTTTGCAAGGGATCTCGACCTCTCACATGATAAGACCACTACTTATTAAATATAAGGGGATCACGACCGATTGAGGTATCCAACAACACACAGACTATTACCTTCTTCAACCTCAAGCTCTTCCAAATTCCAACCTCTTTGCTATTTTGTACACCTCTCTACGGGATCTCAGACTTCCTTGGTGGCCTTATCGACACTAGGACACCCTCGACGTGTGTCTTTTCGATGAATCTTCCTGGAAGATGTTTAAGGGTTTATCGGGCGAAAAAGCGTTGGTCCCGCTGTTTGGATCATCCTTCGCTGCGTGTATATGCGGTGTACGGTTCAGGAAGTTTCGTTTTTATTAGTGTGTAACTGAAATTCGTGTCAATACATAGGTGTTCGCACTTTCTAGACTTTACATAGATCCACCCCTAAGAATTGCAATGTTAAGAATGTGATAAAAGGATGTTAAGAACTGCAATGGAGATTGAAACAAATAGAACATCCAGATCCATGAATAGTGCTTCTACGATGACCAATACTCCAATTAAGGTAAGGATTAGAGCACCTCCAATAGTTCCCTTTTTTTACTCACTCTAAATTATCACttaaaaagtcatttgaataaaaaATGTTCTCTATTTCTTTCTACCCTCCAACAGTTTCTTTATATCTCAAGCATAATCTAAAGAGCTAATCTTGCTCTTTATCTTTAGCTAGACAAAAATCTAAAATAGAGGAGGACAATATTTAGAGATCTAATTAAAGAAGATGTTACATGGATCTTTTACCAAAAACTCTATTTCTATCAATAAAAAAGATGTAAAAgataaaaaatatatttctattaataaagaaGGATATAAAAAAACTATTCTAGTTGCATGTAGAGGTTTCGAGTTAGGAAGAGAATCTGCTCCTAGCCAGAGCCGGAGAGCCCGACGACGGAGGAAAAGGAGGGCCCGGCTGGGGGAAGATCGGGACCGTGGCAACAACGGAGCCGGAAGGGAAACGGCAGGGGAGTTCACTCCATCGAAGGGTTAGACTTTAGAGGAGGGCAGTTTTTCTCGTTCTCGTCGCCGTCAGAGAGGTAAGCAGAGAAGATTGTCCCTAGCATCATATACTAGTACTATATAAGAGAAAAACGCAGGAATCCAGGATGTCTCACTCCTCTAGTGAGATCAGGAACCGTGACTAGTCTCGCCGTCATAGTAAGCAATCTCTAAAGTCTCTGGTTGAGTCAATTAATCCACGCATGCTGGGGAATTAGGGGTGCAACATATCTGCGTTTTTTATTCAAATGTCACCAAAACGACCCACATCGAACGGCATACATACAGCACGAACACACTGAAACACGACCACGTCTCGTGTTCTGGGAACGTTCACGATTCCGATTCGGAAAATTTATGTTCTCACGTTATAAAATAACACTCTAAGTTCATGTTTTCATTCCCTTGTTGGAACATGTTGCCCGGTTAGCCAtgcctgaaagtactgttggctgatttgctgtgagagaaaaataccgttcgttgattaaaaaagtacggcttagcAAACAGGGGCAATGTTGCTGAGGATTAGACTTTAGCGGAGGACAGTTTTATTTTCTCGTTCTCCGTCGCCGTCAAGAGGTAAGCAGAGAAGATTATCCCTAGCATTATAAGGGAAAAACGCAGGAATCCAGGATGTCTCATTCCTAGTGACTAgtgagagcaggaaccgtgactAGTCTCACTAAGGGCCCGTTTGGTTCCCGAGGATTCACGTCCGGGAACCTTTTCGGCTAGAATCGTTTATTTTATTTGTATACACCGAACTTCACCGAGAATCATTTCGGACAAAGCAATCTCTAAAGTCACTTTTTGCCGTCATAGTACTAAGCAGTCTGTAAAATCTCTGTTTTTTATGCAAAAAAAACTAAAGTCTCTGGTTGAGTGATTTGAGTCAATTGATCCACACAAGCTGGGAATTAGGGGGTGCAACATATCCGCGTTTTTTATTCAAGTGTTACCCAGACGAGCAACAGCGAACGGCATACTACATGCGACCAGAAAGGTAGAAAAACGACGCCACAGCACGGACAGACAAGCCGCGACGCGACAGATGCGCATGCACCAGCGCGGCATCTCTTCGGAGGCACGCGAGGACGGCAGCAGATGCGAGATGCCATGCCGCCCAACGATCTGATTGCTTGATTGGTTCTCTTTCTCCTCGCGGCTCCGCTAGACCGCTCGCTCAGGCGGTGATCGAGACGGGCTCCGCCTGCGGCGcgtcggcggccgcggcggtACCCTTGGTGAGGAGCTCCGACACCCTCGCCGCGAGGCTCAGCTTCGCGGCCGGCGAGACGCCGTGCTCCCCGATGATGGACTCCAGCACGGCCTCGCACAGAGGCTTGTTCTCGATCGCCACGCCGCCGTCCGCCGGCACCGACGAGTCCTTGGAGAAGGCGACCTGGAACGGAACGGATCGGGGGATAACATCAGCGCTGCTACGTGTCACCATCCCATTTCGCACGGAAATGAAAGAAAGAAGAGAACAGCAGATTGATACGGGTGGGTATAGGGTACTCACGGTGAGGACTCCGGCGGGCGAGTGCGTGAAGAGGATGGAGGCGCCCGGCGGGAACGTCTCGGGCTTGAACACCTCCTTGAACTTCTCCACGGCGACGCCCTCGGCGTCCGTGTACAGGCCGACGGCCTTCCAGAACGCCACGCAGTTCTCCGTCACTTTCTCCGCGTACTGCTCGCCCGTGAGCGGAAGGATCATGGTCACCCTTGTGAACTTCTCGAAGTCGCCTGAGACAAACACACACCAGAAAGCGGCAAGACGTACCATCAATCACATCCGTCGGTCGcgtgcgccggcgccggcgcacgAGCGGCACGCTGCGGCAGTGTTGACCATCACTCACGCAAGAACAAGGCACCCTtttcatcaaaaaaaaaaaagaacaaggcACCTTTTTCACTCTTAGTACCCACTCACCCTTGACGACGTCGCGGAAGAAGGCGGCGTCGGACGCGAGCTCGTCGGCCGTCTTACCGGCCCACTTCTTCGCCAGCGCGGACACGGCCGCGTCCTCCAGGTACACGCCGATGGCCGTGAACTTGATGAAGTTGCCTCCGATCTCGAGGCCTCGCACGCCTGCACGCGCGCGCGACAAGCCAAGAAGGGTCAACCGGAAGCTGCCATGCCATACTCCCCACCACCAACCAGAGACAAACCGGCACGGAAATGGGAAGGAACCTCAACGCAACGCAACGTACCTGCGCCGCCGAGGAAGTGCGAGCCGGCGGAGCCCGGCGGGCGGGTCACCGGCGGGAAGACGACGCCTTCGACCACAACCTCCGGCACGGCCATTTTCGCACGGCGCGAGGGAACCGGACGCAACGTAACAGACGAACGAAGCTGGCTATAGTGGCTTTGTGTATGGGGCAGGGCGGGGTTGTTGCGATAAATATGGAGGGGACGGCGAGAGCTAGCGACACCTCAACAGTCGTCATAAATAAAGAAATCCAGGGTGCCACAAGTTCTGGCTAAAATTTGCAGGCATGCCACCGTGTACCAGTATGCATTTCTAGAAAAGGAAAACAAGATTTAAGGTTAAAAGGTAACCTTAAAATATATTAAGGTTATATGATTATATTAAATTCGATAAGCTTACAAGTAAACCATGGTTTAAACTTAAAATTATCTTTATTTACTATCGAAACATCATATTTCACCGATTTACTTTCAAGCATAGTACATATTACAAATTATATATGACCAACCGAATGAAGAAggccaaaaaataaataaaattgttATGTGATGATCGAATGAATTCACTCTACTTATTGACCGGTTTTATCAACCTAATTTATAATTTGACGCTAATCGTGTGATTCATTAACTTTTCCATTATAGCTTTACTCAAGTTGCCCAATGGACCGACCCGGCCACTCTCATCCCTACAAGAGGATCATCCGACTTCTGAACAATGAGATGGGCCctgtttgcttcgctgaaaaaacaagctaagacactgtttcgactgatttgttgtgagagaaaaatattgttttagcTAAAATAATAAACTGAAAAGatgaattataagagaaacgaatagAGCACGGTGGCTTGACCTAAAGGCTGCTGTCATAGCCGTACATAGGTAGGTTGCATACCTCTCGGGTGATGTCATCGTGGTAACTTTGTAATATGCTTGTGCTTCCGAGGGCATAAGCAGTGGTAGTTGGCGGGATGCCATGACGTGGGGAATCGGTATCAAGTCCTGCGGGTAGGTGAAGCTACCATTCACTGTTCAGGGAACGGGACATGAACTCCACCGAACCGAAGAAGCTTCCAAAAAATTAACTcctaaattatataaaaaaaagtttCCAAAAAATTAACTcctaaaatatatataaaaaaaggttAGACCACGGGAAGCTTTCCTCGCGCCTGCCCCTGCCATCCTGGTCGCCGGCTGGTTCGACGAGAGCGGCGACGGCCGAACGCCCGCAAGGACAACTTCTTCCACGACATGACGGACGCGCTGACGTGACGGAGGTTACGGTGAAGTCGGTCCCTTCCGCGGCGGTGTCGCCCAAGTGCACGAAGCATCACGCCGTGCCAGCGGTGGTGTTCTCTAATGCCGGTTATGGACAACTTCTTCCACGACGCGCTGATTCCGCTGTTCCTGACCACGGCGCATGCACCTGGAGGGCGAGGTCAAGGTGCAGCTGCTGGACACCAACTACAAAGCCGTGGTGGGTGCAGAAGTACACGGCGCTGCTGCGGAAGCTGTCCCGCCACGACGACGACGTGATCAACTTCGACGCTGATGACGCCGAGGACGTGCACTGCTTCCCGGCGGCGGCGCACGCCCGCACCATCGCCTTGCTGTTGCTTGCGGACGCTGTGGGCACTGGCACCTCAGGGCCGTCCGGACGTCCGGTGATCCGGTCGCGTGAGAGGCACCTGCCTGATCCTGTCGCCGCACCCGACCCACAACCCGCGCAACCTGACGATGGTGGACTTCGGGCTGTTCTTGCATGGCGCGCTGGCGCTGCCGCGTTCTCGGCCTGCGGCCCCGGATGCTGATCATCTCGCGCGCCGGCATGCGGCGGCTGCTGAACctggaggaggtggcggcggcggctcatTCTATTCGGCGCGAGGGGGAAACATGCCGCAGAAAAACCGGCGCCAGTGTTTTCTAAGTCGTGAGTCTGCGCGCATTTATCCGCGCGATCGGGATTTTTTTTCAAATGCCAAAAGATCAGGGGCTGAGATTAGGAGCTGTTAcagatttttttttcaatcttTCCAAAAACTCAGGATTGAGAGCTTTTTTGgaactctcggagatgctcttaCGTCGGGAGGTGGACCCTGTCTCAACTAATTGGATGCCATGTATCTTGTTTGATACAACTTCTCTAGAGTAGTGTATCATCTGACTTTTCGTTTTAAAGTAGCTTACATCCAAATTCAGTTATCCTTCAATGGTGACTGAATGTGAACTACTCCCTCAATTTTCTAAATTAAGACGGGAGGGACCAGTTGGTAGTGTGTGGTGTTCAGTGAGTGAGTACACGGCATACATGCCTAGACCTGTGACGTGGTGAACTATTCCATTGCTTTTATGACAATTCAAAAAAAACGAGGGAAAGCAAAATACCCCTCCCCTGTTATCGAGATTAATTCTCTTGTTCCTGCTGTGATTTCTCACGCCTCCTGTTGTGATCTCGCTGTTGGCAACGGAGGTTACAATGTTTGTAAGCTACTATATACTATATCAAAATTCTGAGAACAACGACTCAGAAACAGACCAAAAGGACATGCCGCTTATTCTTCCTTTCAAGAACAATACAAATACAAATGTCTGGGGACTACAATTTGCCCTCATTTACAGACTTGAAACTCTCACAGCCGACAAAACTCGACAGAAAAGACTTCTATTCTTACAAACCTCACTTGAAAAGTACTTTTTTTTCGAGGTAGAAAAGAATTTCCCTACAGAGATCCCCTAATCCAATAGAACTCACGTCTCTACTACCACCGGAAGCACGGCGACTAGACCAAAAAAAAAACTGTCAACCACTGCTTTAATAACGAATGGAAAAAAGAACACTAATCGTAGGGATAGGGACCAAAGGAACAATTACAACTGactaaaaaaactaaataaaaaaaaacaaggtATCTGTACTGCTATAATAAAACCTACTACGGCCGTGGAAACCTAACTGGACAGAAGCTCCAGGACCAGCTCTTCCAACAGATCATCCTTTATCATTCTCTCTATGTCCCTTCCTGCCCTGTCGATGCAGTCTGCTAAATCTGGCCACTTCGTGTCAAATCCTTTCTTCTCTGGCTTAGTCTCACTGGGTGCAAGTTGTTCCCGTCTCTGAACTAGCACCTGCAAGACTTTCTCCAAGAGACCCTCTGAGCCCCAAAGTGGAGCCAAGTTCATAGTAGTATTGACCCAAGGTTGCATGTTCAAGCATGGGGCAAGGATTTGTGATAGTATTGTGTTCACCATATCGAATAAAAGCTTCCTGTCTGATCTTGACCACTGAACAACTTTGATGTACTTCTTTTCCAGCTTCTCAAATACATCATCACCAGCAGGGTAGTCGAGAGACTGACACACCCTGTACATTTGATCCTCGGCAGTTCCATGAATTCCAGAAGCGATCAGTATATCCAGCAAGTAAGAGAAGTCCCTTTCCTCATCATCTTCAAATCCTTCAAGAATATCTTCAACCAGCTGTATGGGTTTCTCGTCACTCAGCTCCACTTCAGAGGATAAACAGTCACTAGTTCTGACAATGCTACTTGCCTCCGCAGCAGTCTCTGTTGGTGCAAATGTGCCAAGCTCAAGTCTCAGTTGGAGATCTAAACGAAGAAGACCATAGAATTAAAACATAAAATAGAAACTATAAGAAGGCCGGAATACCATAGAGAAATGTACCAAGGCATAATTACTAACCATATGGATCTGCAGGCTCTCGCCTGATGTTTTCAGAATCAGAGCAATCTTCAGATAGAGGTTGAAGAACAGATATTGGGCTAGCCTGACCTATCTCCCTAGCGTAGATGGCAGATGTAGAGTCTAGGCATGCAGCATGAGGGTAGTATCCCTGTCAAAGATAGCATGAGCTCAACCTTCCTACCATGCAAGTCGAAGGAAAGCAAACTAAATAAACATGTCCATCTGTTGTACTACAGCAATAATTAAATTACGTTTGGTTAAGTTTGAAAGAAGAAAAGGCTAGATACCATGCTGATAAAGATCTAAACAATCTTTCTGATTCTACAAAATCAAGAAACCATACAAGCATCTTCAAATTGCAATATCAAGTAAATTAGTAATCATAGATTCTAGTACATACCTTCTTGAAGGTCGTATTCCATTCATCACTAGCTATTACACCCAGAGATAAGTTGTAGCTATCACTATTGTCACTTGAAGACGATACTTGCAGATCATCAATGCTGTCACTGGAGGAAAAGCATAATATCTTCTCAGATTCACTGTAAGTGGAGCTCCATGTCTGTTCAGGTCCTTTTTGATTGAGTATATCTGAACAGCACAGTTGCTTTTCTCGAATCAATGCATTATT
It encodes:
- the LOC136479985 gene encoding chalcone--flavanone isomerase; this encodes MAVPEVVVEGVVFPPVTRPPGSAGSHFLGGAGVRGLEIGGNFIKFTAIGVYLEDAAVSALAKKWAGKTADELASDAAFFRDVVKGDFEKFTRVTMILPLTGEQYAEKVTENCVAFWKAVGLYTDAEGVAVEKFKEVFKPETFPPGASILFTHSPAGVLTVAFSKDSSVPADGGVAIENKPLCEAVLESIIGEHGVSPAAKLSLAARVSELLTKGTAAAADAPQAEPVSITA
- the LOC136479994 gene encoding uncharacterized protein: MGGTSASGRRRWARRSCRTPGGGGAGGVVRRTVTAPATTAPRVTEGFAHVDKQRRVHGVLSDFRCNSGSTDHLSLNIGEFKHKISHRTSTCAPSMQRLGTEIKHDAARGVQVDKTSNDKGLCHASNTVSGMPIQPKYYLSNPNSNLKNPLTVKSCSEISDFSYQLVRSAKRSASQKTGLTSTNCSLFEKMSLLRQPRHGDNRQNQNRISALNRRHKIVNPIGTTDLLNKDKVHEHLNSSLERYSQALLNNALIREKQLCCSDILNQKGPEQTWSSTYSESEKILCFSSSDSIDDLQVSSSSDNSDSYNLSLGVIASDEWNTTFKKGYYPHAACLDSTSAIYAREIGQASPISVLQPLSEDCSDSENIRREPADPYDLQLRLELGTFAPTETAAEASSIVRTSDCLSSEVELSDEKPIQLVEDILEGFEDDEERDFSYLLDILIASGIHGTAEDQMYRVCQSLDYPAGDDVFEKLEKKYIKVVQWSRSDRKLLFDMVNTILSQILAPCLNMQPWVNTTMNLAPLWGSEGLLEKVLQVLVQRREQLAPSETKPEKKGFDTKWPDLADCIDRAGRDIERMIKDDLLEELVLELLSS